Proteins encoded within one genomic window of Hermetia illucens chromosome 2, iHerIll2.2.curated.20191125, whole genome shotgun sequence:
- the LOC119649028 gene encoding glycerol kinase: MTAGKGKFGPLVGAIDEGTSSARFMIFKAQSFEVVCHHQEEVPQIYPQEGWVEQDPEKILTVVLNCIEGALRKLEELGGRKEDICAIGITNQRESSIVWDKNTGKPLHNAIIWLDMRTSTTVDQLLDNVPNHSRNKNYLKPLCGLPLSPYFSALKLRWLKDNIPDIKEAMEEGTCLFGTVDSWLIWNLTGGPNGGVHVTDVTNASRTMLLNIETLQWDVHLLKFFALPRHILPQVKSSAEVYGYMEVTSLKGVPICSCIGDQQAALVGQKCFTAGCAKATFGTGCFLLYNAGNVPVSSSHGLLSTVAYQFGKDANPVYALEGSVAIAGAAIGWLKNNMSLIDSSGEAEEIAKTVENCGDVYFVPAFSGLYAPYWNQEARGILCGLTEEVQKGHIVRAALEAVCFQVRDILEAMHSDCGVPLAKLKVDGGMTANRLLLQLQADLIGLSVIKPAMVETTALGAAIAAYYAISNFNLESLIGSEMDLVYEPQITEDERDMRYTKWKMAVERSLGWDTSTSDHRNLLSP, from the exons ATGACGGCGGGAAAAGGTAAATTCGGGCCACTTGTTGGTGCAATCGACGAGGGCACATCTTCCGCACGGTTTATGATATTCAAAGCCCAAAGTTTCGAAGTGGTGTGCCATCATCAAGAGGAAGTTCCGCAGATCTATCCACAAGAAGGTTGGGTCGAACAGGACCCGGAAAAGATTCTGACCGTTGTTCTGAACTGCATAGAAGGCGCTTTGAGGAAACTGGAAGAATTGGGCGGCCGGAAAGAG GATATTTGCGCGATCGGAATAACAAACCAACGCGAATCATCAATCGTATGGGACAAAAATACAGGAAAGCCACTGCACAATGCAATCATTTGGCTGGATATGCGCACATCGACAACTGTTGATCAGTTGTTGGACAATGTTCCAAATCACTCACGAAACAAAAACTACTTGAAACCTCTTTGTGGATTGCCGCTATCACCATATTTTTCAGCTCTGAAATTACGCTGGCTTAAGGACAATATACCAGACATTAAAGAGGCGATGGAAGAGGGAACGTGCCTTTTCGGAACCGTAGATAGTTGGCTTATTTGGAATTTAACTGGTGGACCAAATGGCGGTGTCCATGTAACAGATGTGACGAATGCATCCAGGACAATGTTACTTAACATCGAAACACTTCAATGGGACGTGCATCTTCTGAAGTTTTTCGCTTTGCCTAGACACATTTTGCCACAAGTGAAATCGAGTGCGGAGGTTTATGGTTACATGGAAGTGACATCGTTGAAG GGTGTTCCAATCTGCAGTTGCATCGGCGATCAACAAGCAGCTTTAGTTGGTCAAAAGTGCTTCACCGCCGGTTGTGCAAAGGCTACATTCGGAACGGGTTGTTTTCTATTGTACAACGCGGGCAATGTCCCTGTTAGCTCGTCACACGGATTGCTCTCTACGGTCGCATATCAATTCGGGAAGGATGCTAATCCAGTTTATGCTTTGGAGGGCAGTGTAGCGATAGCTGGGGCGGCAATTGG gtggttgaaaaacaacATGAGCCTCATTGATTCATCCGGTGAAGCCGAGGAGATCGCGAAAACCGTAGAGAACTGTGGAGATGTTTACTTCGTTCCGGCCTTCAGTGGTTTATACGCACCTTATTGGAATCAGGAAGCCAGAGG AATTTTATGTGGTCTCACGGAAGAAGTGCAAAAAGGCCACATAGTTCGTGCCGCTCTCGAGGCAGTTTGCTTCCAGGTTCGCGACATTCTCGAGGCAATGCACAGTGACTGCGGCGTTCCCCTGGCGAAGCTCAAAGTTGACGGCGGTATGACCGCCAATCGGCTGCTCTTGCAACTGCAAGCGGACCTTATCGGATTGAGTGTGATCAAGCCTGCAATGGTTGAAACGACAGCGCTG GGAGCAGCAATAGCAGCGTATTATGCGATATCGAATTTCAATTTAGAATCGTTGATTGGTTCCGAAATGGATTTGGTTTACGAACCGCAGATAACTGAAGATGAACGCGATATGAGATATACAAAGTGGAAGATGGCAGTTGAGCGATCACTTGGATGGGACACATCGACATCCGATCATCGAAATTTACTATCACCGTGA